The Theobroma cacao cultivar B97-61/B2 chromosome 1, Criollo_cocoa_genome_V2, whole genome shotgun sequence genome contains the following window.
GCGGGGGTGGGGGTTGGGTGGGTGGTGAAAAAGGTTAAGACCATTGCCTGGATAAACTCTCTCAACAAAGTTTCAGACGTAGCCGAGTGGGCTATTGAACATTTTTAGCAGTCATTTTTGAGCTTGAGCCTTGGTTTTGGCCCAGGCTTCACAAAAGTTCTTCTGGCGAGCTCCTCTCAGAGTTCACAGTTTTCATACATGATTTATAAGTAGGGCAGAGATGTACATTATCATATTCTCCGTGCCCCCAAAATCTGTCATATAATTGTACAGACTTATTAGACGTGTCTAATACAATGAACGTTACATTCTTTGTCCCACATGGTACCTCTTGTTGCTTCCTTGAGAACCAAACTTCGTACATCGAAATTTTAGATGGGGCAATTCTTTTAGAAGCTGTACAAGTTCCACTTTCACCCCCAATTGATTAGTTTACCAGTTCATTGAAATTGAACCCGGAGATTTCTGCAAGTTCTTTCAATTCTACTTCTCCATTCAAAACCTGAAAAAAAGGTATATCATAGATGCTTATATGAGAACAGAGGCAATTCCGAAAGTAGAGACGTTATGGTAATTATAGAAAAGATAGATTGCCCTGCTTATTACAGGTTAGATATTATAGACACCAGGAAACcactttaaattttcttgGAAGGAAAAGATACCCATATTTAGAAAATGTAAGGTCTTAAGAAGAGATTTACAAAGAGGGAAAGGCTTCCTCACCTGACCATTAATAATCCAGGTTGGGAATCCTTCTAATTTCGCATCTGCACATGCCTTAACCATTTTAGTTCCTGTCTTAACTCCATCAGGAAAACATTCCACATAGTCCAACAACTTCGATGCCTCACGTCCAAACATCTGTATCAATGGCACAACGCTGATGAAGTTCATACTTACAAAAGATTCAAAGGCACAGGCAGTTGGGTTTCCATGAAATAAGTAAAAGGGCACAGATGATCAGTTCAAAAAGCAGGTGATATGGGAAGCCAACTATTGTTGAAAGACCAACATTGCGCTGCAGTCAGCTATGCATACAAATTCTAGACAAAGAGCAACCCTATTTCTAGGGGGGTTGATGAAGCCATGGAGAACTGGTTATACAAACATAAATACAAATCTAAACACTCCATAGATGTCCCACTGTTCACTGACtgagaaaaaacaaattagtCTTCAAAAATATACATTACGGAATTGGACAAGGATTTCAAAGATAGTCAATGACTTCACATTGCTTCATACCCAACACCATATGCTACTCAAACCCTGTATATGCTACATAAGCAAATGCAATGGTCCTTTCTTTAGGCCAAATCCTAATTGAAATCTTagaaataaacataataatcAGCGAATGTATCTTGAAAAGTGTATAATTTCTTAACGATTCCTTGCAACAATCAAGTCAAGGCTCAACAGACAACAATCACTTGCATCACAACTTTATAAAGCATATCCTATTTTTATTGGCAAGTTCAACAGCAGTACCTTAAAGTTACATTATAACTACTACAAGAGACTAAAAGCAAGAAGCACCTGTTTTTGTTCTAAACAGTGAGAACACCAAAAAGCCCCATACATCTTAGCGCCTATAGAGTGTAGATGCTTTGCAAGAGAAAGAGCAAAAGGACTCGATTTTGTTCTTATCTCAGTAGTATAATATGGAAGATCAACATTAGCCAGGCTGTCAAGGCAAGATAAAATGGAGAAATAAGTATAATGGCCACATCTACAGATAGATAATTAAAAGATCAAATAAAGGTATGCCAAAAGTCATGCTCATCCAATCACCTCGAAGGAACAGACAGTGTAGTGCTATATGAGGCACTTAATGTGGCAACCACCAAGCTTGCTATGCATATCTGTAAACCCACCACTTTCTGTATCTCCTGCAACCCGACATCCTACAATGGAACCACAGAAAACACCTAGTTACAATTATAAATCCAGCAAAAGCTGTATCAAGTAATCAATAAATACtgtcaatttaaaaaagaatatgtAAATCAGACCTTTAAGCTgatgaaaaataaactaaatgaCAACAGAGCTGACATTAAACAGTACGAGCAAGATGCTCCTGCAAATTGTGTACtcagtatgtataaaaaaTATGCACTAGCAGCTGCCATGGAGGTAGTGCTCCCAAGCAATAGCAAACGACCATATGATTCGCTGATTCCAAAAGGTGAACTCTTCGCACTCAACTGCAAGCTGAGTGCCGTAACAAATCCATAAGCAACCAGTCCAACTAATGGAAGGGGAACCCCTGACAAATGCAAAAGCACCATCATTGTAATCCTCTTTCAAACATACTACCTGTAACGCCATTTATGTGGTTTTTCCagtcaaactgaaattttatttgtacaatAACATTATGACATTGCCACTAACAAAAAATGGCAGAGCATGTAAAACATGTAACAACACAATTGAAATTTAAGATACTGCTTTGCTAGTTGCATTTTGCttcagaaagaaaaaggcaaaTAAATGAATTTGATCAATTTAAGTACAAACCATTAAAGATTCCTAATTTTCCACATTCCTAAACAAAAACCAGACATCGAGTCACAAATTTATACTACACAGATCAAAAGGAAATCTTCAAAAGTAAGGAAATACCAAAAATGACAGCGAAATCACTGTTGAGGACATCTCCGCAACTGCCACCACCGAGAGGGCAGAAGGCATCGGAGTCGGAGAGCTTGAGGTAAGTCAGGTAGGCAGTTTCAACGAGCCCGATGGCACCAAGCCCCGCACTCCAATTATACATGGAATTTCTCGAATCCAATGAAGCAGAAGAAGACGAGGGCGACGTCGTTTGAGCTTCTGACTCGGTGTTCTGAGTCGGCCCCGAAGATGTACACTTTAGAGGAGGCACAAGCACTCTACGAACCGGCGCTTCCTTcttcaacaaagaaaaagaaaaaaaaagtaattacaGAGTAAAGGAGATAGAAAGAGAGCGACGGGGAGGAAGAATCTACTTTGAAACGAGCTGGAGACGAGACGAAGCCAGGAGGAGGGAGAGGTGGAGAGCAGCGACTCAAGATTTGACTCTGAGAAGCTGATAAACCGATGATAGTGGCCATCTCTTATAACCCGGAATTCCACAAAGAAACAACAAGGTCAAGGGTTCATTTCTTGGAAGAACTGCAAGCCTATTTCCAGAATCAGCTAGATTCGGGGTGCTGACTGCTCAAGCTCGAATGTTTGTAGTCCCCAGGaacaaaaaggagaaaacttTTTACCTTCCAAAACAAGAGGTAAAACTCATTACGGTAAAGGGCTCTAGCCCACACCTAATCACCTTGTTAGATGGACTGGGTCCTTCGGCTCATTGTGAAAAGATGAGTGAACGAATTTACCCAAAAGTTTGCACCCTGGAACCAATGCAATTTCGGATCAACTCCATCGCAACCATCCTTAGAATGGGCCTTCCAAAGAAATGTTAGATTGGGCATTTTGAGTTTGCCAACAACAACCCAATCCTCCCTTGCGCCTATCTCTATCCTCTAtgtttctttcccttttttctgGTTCATATAAACTACGGGTATGCTTGGTTAgggagaataaaataattattttttacctattcttatttttttaaataaaagttatatttaatttaatgaaataattattCTTCAGAATAATCATTTTAAGAGAAGCCTGAATAGCTATTACCAAGTCCCCTCTTGGTAATGGTTATTCCAAATTgttgagaataaaaaaaaaagttgattaaacaaatatatttttttacaatttaaaaaattaccttataaaaaaatactaaatttattttttttctctctcttcctcactCCTCTCTTTAAAgcacaaaagaaacaaaattttttacttcattttcaaaaaaaggaaaatgaaaatatttaaatattatttaatatattaaatactATAAAgcatattatttaatattattatttgaatataataaatgtaataaagaatattatttagtattatttaaatttaatgaagaatatattttattttttaatattaaatattatttagttataataaaatgtttaattagcttttaatacaaaatattattaaattataataaaaatgtgtttgtattttgataaaaatattatttaattatagtaaaagttattttgattttattgctcagaatatttttatcttttaataaaataaattctttaattttaataaagagtatttttttctcatcatagtttttttgttttttaattaaaaaatttttaaattttaataaaatgtatttttgtcatttaccCATTGTTCCTTAAccattattaaaattattcctACAAaccaaataatgaaataagtaataatagtaatttctattctattttattcccATAAACCAAtctacataataattattttttttctattctattttcttagaATAGTTATTCTATTCTCATTCTATTCTTTCCAGTAAACCAAACATACTATAAGTAGATTTGTTTTACTGTTGCAAATGCCAATCacaaatttttaatatgataAATAAGGGGATCCAGGTGGATAAAATGACAGGAGAAGTGGCCTTTTTTATTCAGACAATTTTGAGGGTCCAAGATGTACAGTTTCTACGCACAAGATTCTTCAATTGACTTTCCTAAAACACCAATGTGTTAAGTCACAAACGTACACCAAATTTTCAGAATCCAGAAATTTCAATGCATCCCCAATAcaggaaaaaattaaaagaatttattgaattatataatcaaaagataaattgAGAAAGTGAAGTACCATTCATTATTTAATTCATATATGATTTCTGTATTGAAACCCCTTCCTCCAGTTCAAAAAAGTTGGGAGGGTGAAGTAATTAGAGGAGGGAGGATTTGGAGTAGAATTGGGAAAGGGTTCTGACAGGGCCCTGCCCTGGTCATGGTTCATTGACACTGGTCAGCAGCCACCGTTGGTGTGAGCCAATGGGGGGAAACGAGAATCGGTATTGGCAATTGGTGGGAAggatttttggttgatttccCACGTGTACAAGGGCTCTGCCAGACATTGAAAGATGTGCAGATATGATAAACCACACGTCCCCACCTCTGGCAGTTTCGAAGGTTCAAACTTATCCATGCAAAAGGGCCGCAACGAGTGCCATTTCCAATTTGTCAACCTCTTCTGATTCCTttgtatttatccaatcctctCAACTGATCACTCAACAACCTCATCTCGCGTGGCGCTGATGCTCCTCTTTCAAGACAAATCTCATTAAACAATCAGCTTTAGCCACCTCAACCATCCACTATACATAGCAAATCTCTCTTGTACAGGAACATCTGGACTCTTGAGAAATCATCTAGCAAAAAGTTTCAACTAGACCAGCAGGATATGGAAGCTGCATCgcttatttcttcttcttgctTCACTGTCTCTTCCCTTCCTTCAGCTCTCTGTCCTCAAAATCTCCACCATAGGTCAGTTTGTCACTCCCCGATTCTGTTCTTTCTCTTATACAGTTCAAAGTAAACTCAAaagtttcttctttgtttattttttttccaggGGCCTGTTTCCATTAGCTGTAAATTCGCAGGGATGTAGAATAGCTGTTGTCCGCAAAAACTTGAGCTTCTGGTACGgacaaacaaagaaaatattttactagGAATCAAGGCATTAAGTTGTCATTTCTTTGCCTAACTActtgaaaatttcttttcGTCTTTTCTGGTTCTGTATCTGAAGCCCCAAGGCTGCTCTGAGAGGAAATGTGCAGGCAACAGGAGTTCCAACTTCTGTGCCAGTAAGAGTGGCACATGAGCTTCATCAAGCTGGGCATCGATATTTGGATGTCAGGTATTGTTTCTGTTTGAATTGAATGTAAAAGCCTCAATTGTTCGAAAGCAAGGGCTTGAAGAAGCAAACTAAATCAAAGAAAGACTAGCAAAACTTGAAATGTTTATAAGGACAGTTgtgttcttttatttctttgtccCTGACTGTTTTGGttcttgaaatttttgcaGGACTCCTGAAGAGTTCAGTGCGGGGCATGCCCCTGGGGCTATCAACATTCCTTACATGTGCAAAGTTGGATCAGGTTACCaccttcttttccttttcagcTAATTTATCCCTCAAGTTACCCTCTTTCTAGCAAACCGGAAATATCGGACCGATGGGTAGTGTCTCAAAATAGCTTTACTTCTAATCTAAGGTTGCTTGCTGTTCGGTTGGCTCTTGCTTAATGCGGTGGCAAGCATGACTGGATGGAATTGTCTTTTTCCTACAGCTGACTTTGCAATTTTAGGTTGCTCTAGCCATGTTTTtactctaaaaaaaaaaatttgcttCTGCTTGCAGGAATGACAAAGAACCCCAATTTTCTGGCAGAAGTATCATCACATTTTGGAACATATGATGAAATTATTGTTGTGAGTTCCTGTTCCTGTTCCTATAACatctgatttggaaatgaactgaaaccttttttctttttagaacCCCATTGTAATGTAAAATTGCCTGGTTATGCAGGGGTGTCAAGTTGGGAAAAGGTCTCTAATGGCAGCCACCGAACTTTTAGCTGCTGTAAGCACATCATTTACGTATAATCCttcaatttttctaaaatcagCCATCATTTCTGTCTACTGAAGTAGAAAATAAGCATATTGGTTTGGTTGGGTATCAGCATCACATTTTAGGaactaaaatttttgaatcatTGTGCAAGTAATCATACTTAATTATCCAGAGTTAAACCAAGGCagaaattttccttttccaagCCTTGAATCTTTGAATCAATGAACTTGGTTTCAACTCATTCACATCCAATACTCCATGGCTAATCTACATGTTCAAGATCGACCAAAGCTAATTTACAACTTCATCATGAATTCTTTCAGGGCTTTACCGCCGTTACAGACATTGCTGGAGGGTATGCGGCCTGGACTCAGAATCAGCTTCCGACAGAATGATGATGCAGCAGGCTTGCGGGAGAATTAGTTCCTACTACAATAAGGTTGAAGACAAGAACCCAAGGGTTGAGTGAGGAAAAGATCTCACAAATGCAGTAGTAGCAGTAAATATGACATTTACCGGCTGTATGTGAAAGTAAATGTCTGGAGAAAATCGTTTCCTGTTCTTCTGTAGcgaaaaggaaaacaaaaaaaaaaaaaaacaaaaagcaaataATAGATGAATGGAAGTTGTAAACTTTGTACATAAAAATCTCATCTTTTCAACTTTGATAGAAAAATCACTTGGCTTGCATCCATTTAACAACTGAGAATGATTGCTAAGGCAACCACATCCACGTCTTAACAGATTGCTTTGAGTTCTGAGGAATCTAACGAGCAATTACACTTTTGGAGTTATTTGCCTCCCTGCCTTAGATTTTAGTTTCTTTTGCTATGGTAACAAAACGTTGAAATTAGCAGGGGAAGCAGCAAGTAAACCGATACTATTAATTAACAAGAATGACCAGCTGTCTCAACCGGGGTTGAAAGCTAATGGGTTTGGTTGGGCTAAAGCCGTGTGGTAGAATGCTTCAAAACTACATAGACTGGTGGCAATAGAGATTCATCCTCCCACGTTCTCAATCTGACAAGCATTCGGCAATAACAgggcaaaaaaataaaaaacctgCAATTTTATCAGAAAATATGGTGCGCACGGCACAATTCCTTCCTTTAAAGAGACCTCTTCCTTGGGTGTCACAGCGAAGGCGACAATAATCAGATCAAAAACATAGCTCAAGcgagaaacaaaacaacataGTTGCGACCATGGGCACTGCTAGAAACTGGTTCAACACAGTCCGAAAGAAGTTCATCAAATCATCTCAAAGAGAGATCATCATTCTCCACAGCCCAAGTCTCAGCGCCCAGTCAATCATTGGAGAAGGTAGAGACTTCCACAACAACTCATCAGCTTCATCACCATCTTCTGTCCGAAGAAGAAAACATTTAACCAGAGAAGGCATTGCGGCAATCAAGATCCAAGCCATTTTCAGGGGTCACCTTGTAATTACATCCCACTTAATAACATTTCTATTCCAAAGATTTCTCTTCTCGGAGCTGAGTTACTGATAGTTCTCTCGTTTTTCTGGTTTTGATAGGCAAGACGAGCATACGGAGCATTGAGAAGCCTGGTTAAGCTGCAAGCTGTGGCCCGAGGGGTGTATGTAAGGAAACAAGCACGAATAGCACTGCAGTGCATGCATGCACTCGTTCGGTTACAGGTCAGGGTTCGTGCTCGCCAACTCCTCAGCAAGTATAGCCATGACCGCTAACCAGAGATCATCAAGCAAAGTTTCCAATACAGAATAATTGCTTTACTCTTTCATCTCAAAATTGTCACTACCATGAGAAACATGCTGAGTCTTGATTAAGGAGTTAAGATTCTATTTAATCCTTGGCATTTAtcttctatttatttatttttgccCGGCCTGCCTGTGTTTTCCCTTCTTTGTCGGGCACAAGG
Protein-coding sequences here:
- the LOC18610691 gene encoding thiol-disulfide oxidoreductase LTO1 isoform X1, translating into MATIIGLSASQSQILSRCSPPLPPPGFVSSPARFKKEAPVRRVLVPPLKCTSSGPTQNTESEAQTTSPSSSSASLDSRNSMYNWSAGLGAIGLVETAYLTYLKLSDSDAFCPLGGGSCGDVLNSDFAVIFGVPLPLVGLVAYGFVTALSLQLSAKSSPFGISESYGRLLLLGSTTSMAAASAYFLYILSTQFAGASCSYCLMSALLSFSLFFISLKDVGLQEIQKVVGLQICIASLVVATLSASYSTTLSVPSSLANVDLPYYTTEIRTKSSPFALSLAKHLHSIGAKMYGAFWCSHCLEQKQMFGREASKLLDYVECFPDGVKTGTKMVKACADAKLEGFPTWIINGQVLNGEVELKELAEISGFNFNELVN
- the LOC18610691 gene encoding thiol-disulfide oxidoreductase LTO1 isoform X2; translated protein: MATIIGLSASQSQILSRCSPPLPPPGFVSSPARFKEAPVRRVLVPPLKCTSSGPTQNTESEAQTTSPSSSSASLDSRNSMYNWSAGLGAIGLVETAYLTYLKLSDSDAFCPLGGGSCGDVLNSDFAVIFGVPLPLVGLVAYGFVTALSLQLSAKSSPFGISESYGRLLLLGSTTSMAAASAYFLYILSTQFAGASCSYCLMSALLSFSLFFISLKDVGLQEIQKVVGLQICIASLVVATLSASYSTTLSVPSSLANVDLPYYTTEIRTKSSPFALSLAKHLHSIGAKMYGAFWCSHCLEQKQMFGREASKLLDYVECFPDGVKTGTKMVKACADAKLEGFPTWIINGQVLNGEVELKELAEISGFNFNELVN
- the LOC18610692 gene encoding thiosulfate sulfurtransferase 16, chloroplastic isoform X1; amino-acid sequence: MEAASLISSSCFTVSSLPSALCPQNLHHRGLFPLAVNSQGCRIAVVRKNLSFCPKAALRGNVQATGVPTSVPVRVAHELHQAGHRYLDVRTPEEFSAGHAPGAINIPYMCKVGSGMTKNPNFLAEVSSHFGTYDEIIVGCQVGKRSLMAATELLAAGFTAVTDIAGGYAAWTQNQLPTE
- the LOC18610692 gene encoding uncharacterized protein LOC18610692 isoform X2; translated protein: MEAASLISSSCFTVSSLPSALCPQNLHHRGLFPLAVNSQGCRIAVVRKNLSFCPKAALRGNVQATGVPTSVPVRVAHELHQAGHRYLDVRTPEEFSAGHAPGAINIPYMCKVGSGLYRRYRHCWRVCGLDSESASDRMMMQQACGRISSYYNKVEDKNPRVE
- the LOC18610693 gene encoding protein IQ-DOMAIN 1 — encoded protein: MGTARNWFNTVRKKFIKSSQREIIILHSPSLSAQSIIGEGRDFHNNSSASSPSSVRRRKHLTREGIAAIKIQAIFRGHLARRAYGALRSLVKLQAVARGVYVRKQARIALQCMHALVRLQVRVRARQLLSKYSHDR